One segment of Rhodopirellula baltica SH 1 DNA contains the following:
- a CDS encoding ferritin-like domain-containing protein encodes MASEALINQLNEILKHEWTGVAQYSQASFIIEGVWREVYADKFLGDAKESFGHAQLVGEKISALGGVPVATRNEIKQSKNLVEVLEFSRDFEAKAVEMYTQAIELAEPQRSLVVFLEDILKEEQEGVDEYTKLLRDTPASHASMSGEPVRKSG; translated from the coding sequence ATGGCCAGCGAAGCACTGATCAATCAGCTCAATGAAATTCTCAAGCACGAATGGACTGGGGTCGCTCAGTACTCCCAGGCTTCGTTCATCATCGAAGGCGTTTGGCGAGAAGTTTACGCCGACAAGTTTTTGGGCGACGCGAAGGAATCCTTCGGCCACGCTCAACTGGTCGGTGAGAAGATCTCGGCCCTCGGCGGGGTTCCTGTTGCCACTCGCAACGAGATCAAACAGAGCAAGAACCTGGTCGAAGTTCTCGAATTCAGCCGTGACTTCGAAGCCAAGGCCGTCGAGATGTACACCCAAGCGATCGAATTGGCCGAGCCGCAACGCAGCTTGGTCGTCTTCCTGGAAGATATCCTGAAGGAAGAGCAGGAAGGCGTCGACGAGTACACAAAGTTGCTGCGTGACACGCCTGCGTCGCACGCGTCGATGAGCGGTGAACCCGTTCGCAAATCGGGCTGA